In Neosynechococcus sphagnicola sy1, a single genomic region encodes these proteins:
- a CDS encoding cytochrome P450 codes for MPTAQPPTYNLFTPEAQINSYPLYKKLREENPVHYSDALGYWLLTRYQDVEAALRDERLSADRSSLFVQQLGNLDESLIQNFLRLTNNMLIEKDPPDHSRLRKLANQGFTTRALESWRSIILARTNALLDRVQDRGVMDIVADLSVPLPALIIAEIFGVPEANQGDLIRWALDIGTFWGAPGGQNIESLARKADEGAVQFTALIRQLIQARRQHPGTDMISLLTLAYEEQGLDLEQLPSLCILILNAGHLTTTDLIPNGVHALLQHPDQLQKLQDHPELMPLAVEEMIRFDTPAPFVFRIAKTDLTIGGQGIPAGSVIALGLGAANHDPERFIDPDQFQITRSPNEHLGFGPGVSFLFRCGSGSHGVNHLL; via the coding sequence ATGCCGACAGCCCAGCCACCCACCTACAATCTGTTTACCCCTGAAGCCCAGATTAATTCCTATCCCCTCTACAAAAAGTTGCGTGAGGAAAACCCAGTTCATTACTCAGATGCCTTGGGTTACTGGTTGCTCACCCGTTATCAAGACGTTGAAGCCGCTCTGCGAGATGAGCGTCTCAGTGCAGATCGCAGCTCATTATTTGTTCAACAGTTGGGCAATTTGGATGAGTCGTTGATTCAAAATTTCCTGCGCCTGACCAACAATATGTTGATCGAGAAAGATCCACCAGATCACAGCCGCTTGCGTAAACTGGCGAACCAGGGATTTACCACTAGGGCACTGGAGAGTTGGCGCTCCATCATCCTGGCGAGAACCAATGCTTTGTTGGATCGGGTGCAAGATCGCGGCGTGATGGATATTGTGGCCGATTTATCCGTCCCCCTGCCTGCCCTGATCATTGCCGAAATTTTTGGGGTGCCAGAGGCCAATCAAGGGGATCTGATCCGCTGGGCGCTGGATATTGGCACCTTTTGGGGCGCACCCGGTGGACAAAACATTGAATCCCTTGCCAGAAAAGCTGATGAGGGAGCTGTTCAATTTACAGCCCTGATCCGCCAACTGATTCAAGCACGGCGTCAGCACCCCGGAACAGACATGATCAGCCTGCTGACCCTAGCCTATGAGGAGCAGGGACTTGACCTAGAGCAGCTGCCATCCCTTTGCATTCTAATTTTGAATGCTGGTCATCTCACCACAACCGATCTGATCCCCAACGGCGTCCATGCATTGCTCCAACATCCTGATCAGCTGCAAAAACTACAAGATCATCCAGAGCTGATGCCGTTGGCAGTGGAAGAAATGATCCGCTTCGATACCCCTGCACCCTTTGTATTTCGTATCGCCAAGACCGATCTAACCATCGGCGGGCAAGGGATTCCAGCAGGCAGTGTAATTGCCCTAGGGCTGGGAGCCGCCAATCATGACCCTGAGAGGTTTATCGATCCGGATCAGTTCCAGATCACGCGATCGCCCAATGAGCACTTGGGGTTTGGGCCAGGGGTTTCATTTTTGTTTAGGTGCGGTTCTGGCTCGCATGGAGTTAACCATTTGCTTTAA
- a CDS encoding ABC transporter permease translates to MTMTRVQVPWLFQVVGRLSVSQRMTQVGLIVTLLFVLIAVLAPSLQAWGWLQSPTESLLNPIHEPPSLPYWFGTTRQGYDVFSRTLFGSQVALQVVVLATGLSLVVGVPLGLVSGYLGGWLDRVLLFVMDSIYTLPGLLLSVTLAFVVGRGIFNAAIALSIAYIPQYYRVVRNHTVSVKNELFIEAAQALGASTWAILSRYLLMNVIQSVPVLFTLNAADAILTLGGLGFLGLGLPDEVPEWGHDMRQALDALPTGIWWTSFFPGLAMTTLVVGLSLLGEGLNEFLDRRSRVR, encoded by the coding sequence ATGACAATGACCCGAGTTCAGGTTCCCTGGCTGTTCCAGGTGGTGGGTCGTCTGAGTGTCTCCCAGCGAATGACCCAGGTGGGATTGATCGTTACCTTGCTGTTTGTGCTGATTGCAGTTTTAGCTCCGAGTTTACAGGCTTGGGGATGGCTTCAAAGTCCAACGGAATCCTTACTCAACCCGATACACGAGCCCCCCTCGCTGCCCTACTGGTTTGGGACAACCCGCCAGGGCTACGATGTTTTTTCCCGCACCTTATTTGGGAGTCAAGTGGCTTTGCAGGTGGTGGTACTGGCTACGGGACTGAGTTTAGTAGTCGGTGTGCCCCTGGGATTGGTCAGCGGCTATTTGGGAGGGTGGCTGGATCGGGTGTTGCTATTTGTCATGGATAGCATTTACACCCTGCCGGGTCTGTTGCTGTCGGTCACCCTAGCTTTTGTGGTGGGGCGGGGGATTTTCAATGCAGCGATCGCCCTCAGTATTGCCTATATTCCCCAGTACTATCGGGTGGTGCGCAACCATACGGTGAGTGTGAAAAACGAGCTATTCATTGAAGCAGCCCAGGCACTCGGTGCCTCAACCTGGGCAATTCTGTCGCGTTATTTGTTGATGAATGTGATTCAGAGTGTGCCCGTGTTGTTTACCCTGAACGCGGCGGATGCCATTCTCACCCTGGGAGGGTTGGGCTTTTTGGGGCTGGGACTGCCCGATGAGGTGCCAGAATGGGGACATGACATGCGCCAAGCTCTGGATGCCTTGCCAACGGGGATTTGGTGGACGAGCTTTTTCCCAGGTTTGGCGATGACCACCTTGGTGGTGGGGCTATCTCTGCTGGGAGAGGGGTTGAATGAATTCCTCGATCGCCGTTCACGGGTTCGCTGA
- a CDS encoding tetratricopeptide repeat protein, which produces MNSSIAVHGFAEWGMDYRKFLAQLSSPDGHGSDLEPFEAILQQVASTTRRGEGSGDQGLAPLLQLLHSAVGYLEPEEIYCEIGCFPGASLIAALSDHPEVMAYGVDTLAAFESVEVGLEQLVANLLQFQVLEQVLFCCQDFAAFFYDLKTAAPTTKIGVYFYDAAHDYRSQLMALLLVRPFLAERALLVITSDPLGGVNQANLDFLAAHPQSRLLLSGRDQAAMGKGQGLQVIAWDIHSQLETRHAVPLASLRNQAMIDAIQGLQAPDRAELAAVLVDQADQQWQQGDVKGAKCNYLAALRWQRNCARAWQGWGGVLTITGRVDEAIQAYQQALIFNPQMIETYARLGRIWLQQQKFDQAIATYQQALALAPKQPEILTQMGDVFVAQGQPGVAALYYGNACHSRSDYAAAVRYYEQFLATETPGEAFYIFLGDCYQRLDQFPQAIAAYRQGIAVHPQSIELYFYLIMGLQASNQIELALDTATQASQDHPDNFCFKLLQALLLPVVYRSSDQVRHYRQRFTQGLARLTQECQLHSPAACRDTLMGIGKITNFYLAYQGMNDRDLQEQYGQLVHRIMAANYPQWVQPRPMPTLSPGEKIRVGYLSAYLRGHSGAKWAIGWLKYQDRLRFETYCYHMGPEVDPVTDQFCQYSDYFHHIPDQLERLCEQILEDQLHILVFTDIGMDGKTTQIAGLRLAPVQCTAWGHPVTSGLPTIDYYLSGALMEPENANEHYSEALVLLPNIGVAYPQPDTLVIEGHSTHLSLRPQFGISETAIVYLCCQSLFKYLPEHDFIFARLAQQVPQSVFIFIGNSSSEVTQQFSDRIGQAFQDLDLAAERFIRFLPKQDRENYGRLLRTADVYLDALSFSGGNTGIDAIACNLPIVTLAGKLMRSRLATGILQRIGVTDTIAQTPQEYLEIAIRLGMDRDWRQSISDKINHSQYMLFEDRECVRSLEDFYQHLMT; this is translated from the coding sequence ATGAATTCCTCGATCGCCGTTCACGGGTTCGCTGAGTGGGGAATGGACTACCGGAAATTTTTAGCCCAGTTATCATCCCCGGATGGTCATGGATCTGATTTAGAGCCGTTTGAGGCCATCCTCCAGCAAGTTGCCAGTACTACGAGGCGGGGAGAGGGTTCTGGCGACCAGGGACTGGCTCCTCTGTTGCAGTTATTACACAGTGCGGTGGGTTATTTAGAACCCGAGGAAATCTATTGTGAAATTGGCTGTTTTCCGGGAGCAAGTCTGATTGCTGCTTTGTCCGATCATCCAGAGGTGATGGCCTATGGGGTGGACACCCTGGCAGCGTTTGAGTCTGTGGAGGTGGGTCTGGAACAACTGGTGGCCAACCTCTTGCAGTTTCAAGTCTTAGAGCAAGTGCTCTTTTGCTGCCAGGACTTTGCAGCTTTTTTCTATGACTTGAAAACAGCAGCCCCAACGACAAAAATCGGAGTCTATTTCTATGATGCTGCCCACGATTACCGCTCTCAACTAATGGCGCTACTCCTCGTGAGACCGTTTCTGGCGGAGCGGGCACTCTTGGTGATCACGTCCGATCCACTGGGAGGGGTAAATCAGGCAAATTTGGACTTTTTGGCTGCCCATCCCCAGAGTCGATTGCTCCTCAGCGGTAGGGATCAGGCAGCAATGGGGAAGGGGCAGGGTCTACAGGTAATTGCCTGGGACATCCATTCTCAGCTGGAAACAAGACACGCTGTTCCCCTAGCATCGCTGCGAAACCAAGCCATGATTGATGCGATTCAGGGGTTACAAGCCCCTGATCGGGCTGAACTAGCAGCAGTTCTGGTGGATCAAGCTGATCAGCAATGGCAACAAGGGGATGTTAAGGGCGCGAAATGCAACTATCTGGCGGCTTTACGGTGGCAGCGAAACTGTGCTAGGGCATGGCAGGGCTGGGGTGGGGTGTTGACAATAACAGGCCGGGTAGATGAAGCAATTCAGGCCTACCAGCAAGCCCTGATTTTCAATCCCCAAATGATAGAAACCTATGCCCGATTAGGACGGATCTGGTTGCAGCAACAGAAGTTCGATCAGGCGATCGCTACCTATCAGCAAGCCCTAGCTTTAGCACCTAAACAACCTGAGATTTTGACTCAGATGGGAGATGTGTTTGTTGCCCAAGGTCAACCGGGGGTGGCGGCACTCTACTATGGCAATGCCTGTCACAGTCGCAGTGACTATGCAGCAGCGGTGCGGTACTACGAGCAATTCTTGGCAACGGAAACTCCGGGGGAAGCCTTCTATATTTTTCTCGGGGATTGTTATCAACGCTTAGATCAATTTCCCCAGGCGATCGCGGCCTACCGACAGGGTATTGCAGTCCATCCCCAGTCAATAGAGCTGTACTTTTACCTAATTATGGGGTTGCAGGCATCGAATCAAATTGAGTTAGCCCTGGACACAGCTACCCAAGCATCCCAGGATCATCCCGACAATTTTTGTTTCAAGCTCCTACAAGCACTACTGTTGCCAGTTGTCTATCGCTCCTCTGATCAGGTGCGGCACTATCGCCAGCGATTTACCCAGGGTTTAGCCCGACTCACTCAAGAATGTCAGCTCCACTCCCCCGCAGCTTGTCGAGATACCTTGATGGGAATTGGCAAGATCACCAATTTCTATCTAGCCTACCAGGGGATGAATGATCGGGATTTGCAAGAGCAGTATGGGCAACTGGTGCACCGGATCATGGCTGCCAACTATCCCCAGTGGGTTCAGCCCCGACCGATGCCGACCTTAAGTCCAGGGGAGAAAATTCGCGTCGGCTATCTTTCCGCCTATCTCAGGGGGCACAGTGGTGCCAAGTGGGCAATCGGGTGGCTGAAGTATCAGGATCGCCTACGCTTTGAAACCTACTGCTATCACATGGGCCCCGAAGTTGATCCTGTGACGGATCAATTTTGCCAATATAGCGATTATTTCCATCACATCCCTGATCAATTGGAGCGGCTCTGTGAGCAAATCCTGGAAGATCAATTGCATATCTTGGTGTTTACCGATATTGGCATGGATGGGAAAACAACCCAAATTGCTGGACTCAGATTAGCTCCGGTTCAGTGTACCGCCTGGGGACATCCCGTGACCTCGGGCTTGCCAACCATTGACTATTATCTCTCGGGAGCATTAATGGAGCCAGAGAATGCTAATGAACACTATTCAGAGGCATTGGTATTACTGCCAAACATTGGGGTAGCCTATCCCCAACCGGATACATTAGTGATCGAAGGTCACAGCACCCATTTATCCCTGCGTCCCCAGTTTGGGATTTCAGAGACAGCGATTGTCTATCTTTGTTGTCAATCACTATTTAAGTACTTACCAGAGCATGATTTCATTTTTGCAAGACTGGCTCAACAAGTCCCCCAATCGGTCTTTATTTTTATTGGCAATTCCAGCTCGGAGGTAACTCAGCAATTTAGCGATCGCATCGGACAGGCATTTCAAGATTTAGATTTGGCAGCAGAGAGATTTATCAGGTTTTTACCCAAGCAAGATCGGGAAAATTATGGGCGACTCCTGAGGACTGCGGATGTTTACTTGGATGCACTGAGTTTCTCAGGAGGAAATACTGGCATTGATGCGATCGCCTGCAATTTGCCGATTGTGACCCTGGCTGGCAAGCTGATGCGCAGTCGTCTTGCAACTGGTATCTTACAAAGGATTGGCGTTACTGATACCATTGCCCAGACTCCACAAGAATATCTTGAAATCGCCATTAGATTGGGGATGGATCGAGACTGGCGGCAAAGCATTTCTGACAAAATTAATCATTCTCAATATATGTTATTTGAAGATCGGGAATGTGTTCGATCTTTAGAAGATTTCTATCAGCATCTTATGACCTAA
- a CDS encoding alpha/beta hydrolase, translating into MTVPVDGDQPPTGLMVALHGWGANALDLASLVPMLDLPSYEFIFPDAPFTHPQVPGGKMWYDFQGNQGLAESRKLLLEWLLSLESSTGIPLSRTILSGFSQGGAMTLEVGLSLPLAGLISLSGYLHPMTQTMPATLPPVLIVHGRQDAVVPVAAAQKARDSLQGLGAAVQYQELDMGHEIRPEVLPLMERFVVNAMAQQD; encoded by the coding sequence ATTACCGTTCCCGTCGATGGCGACCAACCGCCCACGGGTCTCATGGTAGCGCTCCATGGTTGGGGTGCGAATGCCTTGGATCTGGCCTCCCTGGTGCCAATGCTAGATCTCCCCAGTTATGAATTCATTTTCCCCGACGCTCCTTTTACCCATCCTCAGGTACCGGGTGGCAAGATGTGGTATGACTTTCAGGGAAACCAGGGACTGGCAGAGAGCCGAAAATTACTCTTGGAGTGGTTATTGTCCCTCGAAAGTAGCACGGGGATTCCGCTCTCACGAACCATTTTGAGTGGTTTCTCCCAGGGCGGGGCGATGACCCTGGAGGTGGGTTTAAGCCTCCCTTTGGCGGGACTGATTTCCCTGAGTGGCTATTTGCACCCAATGACGCAAACAATGCCTGCGACCCTGCCCCCGGTGCTGATTGTCCATGGTCGCCAGGATGCGGTGGTGCCTGTGGCAGCAGCACAGAAGGCACGGGATAGTTTGCAAGGGTTAGGGGCAGCGGTGCAGTATCAGGAATTGGACATGGGGCATGAAATTCGCCCGGAAGTCCTGCCCTTGATGGAACGGTTTGTGGTCAATGCGATGGCACAGCAGGATTAA